In Gallus gallus isolate bGalGal1 chromosome Z, bGalGal1.mat.broiler.GRCg7b, whole genome shotgun sequence, one DNA window encodes the following:
- the POLK gene encoding DNA polymerase kappa isoform X3 yields the protein MQCSFYFFFLFWLLSSSPVTGSGIKSQERYWYSESTMDNVKNVDKSSYNGGALLRMGLNDNKAGMQGLDKEKINKIIMEASKGSKFYENELKKDQQVNQRIEKMMQLKEKITQQQLLKAQLQVDKLVLELERSRNLSCTIVHIDMDAFYAAVEMRDNPELKEKPIAVGSMSMLSTSNYHARRFGVRAAMPGFIAKKLCPHLTIVPLNFEKYRKVSKEVKEILAEYDPHFMPMGLDEAYLNVTEHLEERLNWPEDKRRYFLNTENTTEKNKEDINIPGTVNIDGYSSSPELFEDGTSVMDDDSGQRDQSLKNVVVFGTSAEEAVKEIRFRIEQKTQLTASAGIAPNTMLAKMCSDRNKPNGQCRISPERQAVLDFIKDLPIRKVPGIGKVTEKMLKALGIVTCSELYQQRALLSLLFSEASWRSFLDISLGLGSTHLEKDGERKSMSTERTFSEISKAEDQYSLCQELCRELAQDLQKEGLKGKTVTLKLKNVNFEVKTRASTVLSSVSTEDEIFAVAKMLLGTEIDSVAPHPLRIRLMGVRVSGFLSEEEKKYQQKSIKSFLKSGKELDFSRLQPGRSNQENLTKNSEASSRGSFFDKKRAARQLNSNNLFPNESVGKQHFHGVKSSANFVEEANKVTDLQKSNVCEIFTCPVCFEEQSSSNLEEINRHVDECLAGSLVEDTVEISKNDLSRENTFNFLSHCKNENIDDCKENVTDQLAGTGQSASTSENSSGNSRDKKFTQIVSEKPHREKQPGDLIDIPRNASIKQCLSPKRNSQENAVQFGRMDHTEETSSSCSFEAREDSVLVCPVCNLEQKTTSLMSFNRHVDVCLNKGLIQELTEKDDCSAKTSDTENSIRVGGLSRGQKCTKPLQGTKRSGLTTSQSASKKAKSIDSKRTIEMFFK from the exons ATGCaatgcagtttttattttttttttctcttttggcttTTGTCTAGCAGTCCTGTTACAGGCTCTG gtATTAAGTCTCAGGAAAGATATTGGTATTCAGAAAGTACTATGGACAACGTGAAAAATGTTGATAAAAGCTCTTATAATGGTGGAGCTCTGCTTAGAATGGGCCTCAATGATAACAAGGCTGGAATGCAAGGTTTGgataaagagaaaattaataaaatcatCATGGAAGCTTCCAAG GGCTCcaaattttatgaaaatgagCTTAAAAAAGATCAACAAGTTAACCAACGAATTGAGAAAATGATGCAGCTTAAGGAGAAAATTACACAACAACAGCTGTTGAAAGCACAGTTGCAG GTGGACAAACTTGTGTTGGAACTGGAACGCAGTCGCAACCTTAGTTGTACTATTGTACACATTGACATGGATGCCTTCTATGCAGCTGTGGAAATGAGAGACAATccagagctgaaggaaaagccTATTGCAGTGGGATCAATGAGTATGTTG TCCACCTCAAACTACCATGCTAGGAGATTTGGTGTACGTGCAGCAATGCCTGGATTTATTGCTAAAAAGCTCTGTCCACATCTAACTATAGTACCATTaaactttgaaaaatacagaaaagtgaGTAAAGAG GTTAAAGAGATACTAGCTGAATATGATCCCCATTTTATGCCTATGGGCCTAGATGAAGCCTACCTGAATGTAACAGAGCACTTGGAGGAAAGGCTTAACTGGCCTGAAGATAAAAGAAGATACTTTTTGAACACagaaaacactacagaaaaaa ATAAAGAGGATATAAACATACCTGGCACAGTTAATATAGATGGATACTCTTCTTCACCAGAGCTGTTTGAAGATGGCACATCTGTAATGGATGATGACTCTGGACAAAGAGATCAGTCACTGAAAAATGTAGTTGTCTTTGGAACCTCTGCAGAAGAAGCTGTGAAGGAAATTCGCTTTAGGATTGAGCAGAAAACTCAACTGACTGCTAGTGCAG GAATAGCTCCAAATACGATGTTAGCAAAAATGTGCAGTGATCGTAATAAACCTAATGGGCAATGCAGAATTTCTCCAGAGAGACAAGCAGTGCTAGACTTCATCAAAGATTTGCCCATTAGAAAG gTGCCGGGTATAGGGAAAGTAACAGAGAAGATGTTAAAAGCCCTTGGAATAGTGACTTGCTCAGAACTTTAccagcagagggcactgctttctcttcttttttcagagGCATCTTGGCGTAGTTTCTTGGATATCTCTCTTGGGCTGGGTTCAACACATTTGGAAAA ggatggagaaagaaaaagtatgaGCACTGAAAG AACATTCAGTGAAATTAGCAAGGCAGAAGATCAGTACAGCTTGTGTCAAGAACTCTGCAGAGAACTTGCTCAGGACTTACAGAAAGAAGGACTCAag ggtAAAACTGTTACCTTGAAGCTAAAGAATGTGAACTTTGAAGTAAAAACAAGAGCTTCAACAGTGCTGTCTTCTGTTTCTACTGAGGatgaaatatttgctgttgCGAAAATGTTGTTAGGAACGGAAATTGATAGCGTTGCTCCTCACCCTTTAAGGATAAGACTTATGG gtGTACGAGTATCAGGATTTCTaagtgaagaagagaagaaataccaacaaaaaagcattaaaagctTCTTAAAATCAGGAAAAGAACTCGATTTTTCAAGGCTTCAGCCAGGGAGATCCAATCAAGAAAATCTCACAAAAAACTCAGAAGCATCTTCCAGAGGGAGTTTTTTTGATAAAAAGAGAGCTGCAAGGCAACTGAACAGTAATAAtctttttccaaatgaaagtGTAGGTAAGCAGCACTTTCATGGTGTAAAATCATCAGCAAATTTTGTGGAAGAAGCAAACAAGGTCACAGACTTGCAGAAGTCTAACGTATGTGAGATTTTCACGTGCCCTGTTTGTTTTGAGGAACAAAGTAGTAGTAATTTGGAAGAGATTAATAGGCATGTTGATGAATGTCTTGCTGGCAGTCTTGTTGAAGATACTGTGGAAATATCAAAAAATGACTTATcaagagaaaatacttttaacTTCTTATCAcattgtaaaaatgaaaatattgatgactgtaaagaaaatgtaacaGATCAATTAGCAGGAACAGGCCAGTCAGCAAGTACATCTGAAAACTCTTCTGGCAATAGCAGAGATAAAAAATTCACTCAGATAGTCTCAGAAAAACctcacagagaaaagcagcctGGTGATCTCATTGATATTCCTAGAAATGCAAGCATAAAACAATGTCTCTCTCCGAAAAGAAATTCACAAGAGAATGCAGTACAGTTTGGAAGGATGGATCATACAGAAGAAACTAGTTCATCCTGTTCTTTTGAAGCCAGAGAAGACAGTGTTCTTGTTTGTCCAGTTTGTAATTTAGAACAGAAAACCACCAGCCTTATGTCATTTAACAGACATGTAGATGTCTGCCTAAACAAAGGTCTTATCCAGGAGCTGACAGAAAAAGATGATTGTTCTGCTAAGACTTCTGATACAGAAAATTCAATCAGAGTTG
- the POLK gene encoding DNA polymerase kappa isoform X2, with translation MNEERERFVRAGARETFSGLWDHVAKTGIGSNNCVRAKFLTRRSDKRTRGSSGGIKSQERYWYSESTMDNVKNVDKSSYNGGALLRMGLNDNKAGMQGLDKEKINKIIMEASKGSKFYENELKKDQQVNQRIEKMMQLKEKITQQQLLKAQLQVDKLVLELERSRNLSCTIVHIDMDAFYAAVEMRDNPELKEKPIAVGSMSMLSTSNYHARRFGVRAAMPGFIAKKLCPHLTIVPLNFEKYRKVSKEVKEILAEYDPHFMPMGLDEAYLNVTEHLEERLNWPEDKRRYFLNTENTTEKKLFEDGTSVMDDDSGQRDQSLKNVVVFGTSAEEAVKEIRFRIEQKTQLTASAGIAPNTMLAKMCSDRNKPNGQCRISPERQAVLDFIKDLPIRKVPGIGKVTEKMLKALGIVTCSELYQQRALLSLLFSEASWRSFLDISLGLGSTHLEKDGERKSMSTERTFSEISKAEDQYSLCQELCRELAQDLQKEGLKGKTVTLKLKNVNFEVKTRASTVLSSVSTEDEIFAVAKMLLGTEIDSVAPHPLRIRLMGVRVSGFLSEEEKKYQQKSIKSFLKSGKELDFSRLQPGRSNQENLTKNSEASSRGSFFDKKRAARQLNSNNLFPNESVGKQHFHGVKSSANFVEEANKVTDLQKSNVCEIFTCPVCFEEQSSSNLEEINRHVDECLAGSLVEDTVEISKNDLSRENTFNFLSHCKNENIDDCKENVTDQLAGTGQSASTSENSSGNSRDKKFTQIVSEKPHREKQPGDLIDIPRNASIKQCLSPKRNSQENAVQFGRMDHTEETSSSCSFEAREDSVLVCPVCNLEQKTTSLMSFNRHVDVCLNKGLIQELTEKDDCSAKTSDTENSIRVGGLSRGQKCTKPLQGTKRSGLTTSQSASKKAKSIDSKRTIEMFFK, from the exons ATGaatgaggagagagaaagatttGTACGTGCTGGGGCTAGAGAGACTTTTTCAGGACTATGGGACCACGTTGCAAAGACTGGAATAGGAAGCAATAACTGTGTTCGTGCCAAGTTCTTGACGAGAAGGAGTGATAAAAGAACCAGGGGAAGTAGCGGAG gtATTAAGTCTCAGGAAAGATATTGGTATTCAGAAAGTACTATGGACAACGTGAAAAATGTTGATAAAAGCTCTTATAATGGTGGAGCTCTGCTTAGAATGGGCCTCAATGATAACAAGGCTGGAATGCAAGGTTTGgataaagagaaaattaataaaatcatCATGGAAGCTTCCAAG GGCTCcaaattttatgaaaatgagCTTAAAAAAGATCAACAAGTTAACCAACGAATTGAGAAAATGATGCAGCTTAAGGAGAAAATTACACAACAACAGCTGTTGAAAGCACAGTTGCAG GTGGACAAACTTGTGTTGGAACTGGAACGCAGTCGCAACCTTAGTTGTACTATTGTACACATTGACATGGATGCCTTCTATGCAGCTGTGGAAATGAGAGACAATccagagctgaaggaaaagccTATTGCAGTGGGATCAATGAGTATGTTG TCCACCTCAAACTACCATGCTAGGAGATTTGGTGTACGTGCAGCAATGCCTGGATTTATTGCTAAAAAGCTCTGTCCACATCTAACTATAGTACCATTaaactttgaaaaatacagaaaagtgaGTAAAGAG GTTAAAGAGATACTAGCTGAATATGATCCCCATTTTATGCCTATGGGCCTAGATGAAGCCTACCTGAATGTAACAGAGCACTTGGAGGAAAGGCTTAACTGGCCTGAAGATAAAAGAAGATACTTTTTGAACACagaaaacactacagaaaaaa AGCTGTTTGAAGATGGCACATCTGTAATGGATGATGACTCTGGACAAAGAGATCAGTCACTGAAAAATGTAGTTGTCTTTGGAACCTCTGCAGAAGAAGCTGTGAAGGAAATTCGCTTTAGGATTGAGCAGAAAACTCAACTGACTGCTAGTGCAG GAATAGCTCCAAATACGATGTTAGCAAAAATGTGCAGTGATCGTAATAAACCTAATGGGCAATGCAGAATTTCTCCAGAGAGACAAGCAGTGCTAGACTTCATCAAAGATTTGCCCATTAGAAAG gTGCCGGGTATAGGGAAAGTAACAGAGAAGATGTTAAAAGCCCTTGGAATAGTGACTTGCTCAGAACTTTAccagcagagggcactgctttctcttcttttttcagagGCATCTTGGCGTAGTTTCTTGGATATCTCTCTTGGGCTGGGTTCAACACATTTGGAAAA ggatggagaaagaaaaagtatgaGCACTGAAAG AACATTCAGTGAAATTAGCAAGGCAGAAGATCAGTACAGCTTGTGTCAAGAACTCTGCAGAGAACTTGCTCAGGACTTACAGAAAGAAGGACTCAag ggtAAAACTGTTACCTTGAAGCTAAAGAATGTGAACTTTGAAGTAAAAACAAGAGCTTCAACAGTGCTGTCTTCTGTTTCTACTGAGGatgaaatatttgctgttgCGAAAATGTTGTTAGGAACGGAAATTGATAGCGTTGCTCCTCACCCTTTAAGGATAAGACTTATGG gtGTACGAGTATCAGGATTTCTaagtgaagaagagaagaaataccaacaaaaaagcattaaaagctTCTTAAAATCAGGAAAAGAACTCGATTTTTCAAGGCTTCAGCCAGGGAGATCCAATCAAGAAAATCTCACAAAAAACTCAGAAGCATCTTCCAGAGGGAGTTTTTTTGATAAAAAGAGAGCTGCAAGGCAACTGAACAGTAATAAtctttttccaaatgaaagtGTAGGTAAGCAGCACTTTCATGGTGTAAAATCATCAGCAAATTTTGTGGAAGAAGCAAACAAGGTCACAGACTTGCAGAAGTCTAACGTATGTGAGATTTTCACGTGCCCTGTTTGTTTTGAGGAACAAAGTAGTAGTAATTTGGAAGAGATTAATAGGCATGTTGATGAATGTCTTGCTGGCAGTCTTGTTGAAGATACTGTGGAAATATCAAAAAATGACTTATcaagagaaaatacttttaacTTCTTATCAcattgtaaaaatgaaaatattgatgactgtaaagaaaatgtaacaGATCAATTAGCAGGAACAGGCCAGTCAGCAAGTACATCTGAAAACTCTTCTGGCAATAGCAGAGATAAAAAATTCACTCAGATAGTCTCAGAAAAACctcacagagaaaagcagcctGGTGATCTCATTGATATTCCTAGAAATGCAAGCATAAAACAATGTCTCTCTCCGAAAAGAAATTCACAAGAGAATGCAGTACAGTTTGGAAGGATGGATCATACAGAAGAAACTAGTTCATCCTGTTCTTTTGAAGCCAGAGAAGACAGTGTTCTTGTTTGTCCAGTTTGTAATTTAGAACAGAAAACCACCAGCCTTATGTCATTTAACAGACATGTAGATGTCTGCCTAAACAAAGGTCTTATCCAGGAGCTGACAGAAAAAGATGATTGTTCTGCTAAGACTTCTGATACAGAAAATTCAATCAGAGTTG
- the POLK gene encoding DNA polymerase kappa isoform X1 produces MNEERERFVRAGARETFSGLWDHVAKTGIGSNNCVRAKFLTRRSDKRTRGSSGGIKSQERYWYSESTMDNVKNVDKSSYNGGALLRMGLNDNKAGMQGLDKEKINKIIMEASKGSKFYENELKKDQQVNQRIEKMMQLKEKITQQQLLKAQLQVDKLVLELERSRNLSCTIVHIDMDAFYAAVEMRDNPELKEKPIAVGSMSMLSTSNYHARRFGVRAAMPGFIAKKLCPHLTIVPLNFEKYRKVSKEVKEILAEYDPHFMPMGLDEAYLNVTEHLEERLNWPEDKRRYFLNTENTTEKNKEDINIPGTVNIDGYSSSPELFEDGTSVMDDDSGQRDQSLKNVVVFGTSAEEAVKEIRFRIEQKTQLTASAGIAPNTMLAKMCSDRNKPNGQCRISPERQAVLDFIKDLPIRKVPGIGKVTEKMLKALGIVTCSELYQQRALLSLLFSEASWRSFLDISLGLGSTHLEKDGERKSMSTERTFSEISKAEDQYSLCQELCRELAQDLQKEGLKGKTVTLKLKNVNFEVKTRASTVLSSVSTEDEIFAVAKMLLGTEIDSVAPHPLRIRLMGVRVSGFLSEEEKKYQQKSIKSFLKSGKELDFSRLQPGRSNQENLTKNSEASSRGSFFDKKRAARQLNSNNLFPNESVGKQHFHGVKSSANFVEEANKVTDLQKSNVCEIFTCPVCFEEQSSSNLEEINRHVDECLAGSLVEDTVEISKNDLSRENTFNFLSHCKNENIDDCKENVTDQLAGTGQSASTSENSSGNSRDKKFTQIVSEKPHREKQPGDLIDIPRNASIKQCLSPKRNSQENAVQFGRMDHTEETSSSCSFEAREDSVLVCPVCNLEQKTTSLMSFNRHVDVCLNKGLIQELTEKDDCSAKTSDTENSIRVGGLSRGQKCTKPLQGTKRSGLTTSQSASKKAKSIDSKRTIEMFFK; encoded by the exons ATGaatgaggagagagaaagatttGTACGTGCTGGGGCTAGAGAGACTTTTTCAGGACTATGGGACCACGTTGCAAAGACTGGAATAGGAAGCAATAACTGTGTTCGTGCCAAGTTCTTGACGAGAAGGAGTGATAAAAGAACCAGGGGAAGTAGCGGAG gtATTAAGTCTCAGGAAAGATATTGGTATTCAGAAAGTACTATGGACAACGTGAAAAATGTTGATAAAAGCTCTTATAATGGTGGAGCTCTGCTTAGAATGGGCCTCAATGATAACAAGGCTGGAATGCAAGGTTTGgataaagagaaaattaataaaatcatCATGGAAGCTTCCAAG GGCTCcaaattttatgaaaatgagCTTAAAAAAGATCAACAAGTTAACCAACGAATTGAGAAAATGATGCAGCTTAAGGAGAAAATTACACAACAACAGCTGTTGAAAGCACAGTTGCAG GTGGACAAACTTGTGTTGGAACTGGAACGCAGTCGCAACCTTAGTTGTACTATTGTACACATTGACATGGATGCCTTCTATGCAGCTGTGGAAATGAGAGACAATccagagctgaaggaaaagccTATTGCAGTGGGATCAATGAGTATGTTG TCCACCTCAAACTACCATGCTAGGAGATTTGGTGTACGTGCAGCAATGCCTGGATTTATTGCTAAAAAGCTCTGTCCACATCTAACTATAGTACCATTaaactttgaaaaatacagaaaagtgaGTAAAGAG GTTAAAGAGATACTAGCTGAATATGATCCCCATTTTATGCCTATGGGCCTAGATGAAGCCTACCTGAATGTAACAGAGCACTTGGAGGAAAGGCTTAACTGGCCTGAAGATAAAAGAAGATACTTTTTGAACACagaaaacactacagaaaaaa ATAAAGAGGATATAAACATACCTGGCACAGTTAATATAGATGGATACTCTTCTTCACCAGAGCTGTTTGAAGATGGCACATCTGTAATGGATGATGACTCTGGACAAAGAGATCAGTCACTGAAAAATGTAGTTGTCTTTGGAACCTCTGCAGAAGAAGCTGTGAAGGAAATTCGCTTTAGGATTGAGCAGAAAACTCAACTGACTGCTAGTGCAG GAATAGCTCCAAATACGATGTTAGCAAAAATGTGCAGTGATCGTAATAAACCTAATGGGCAATGCAGAATTTCTCCAGAGAGACAAGCAGTGCTAGACTTCATCAAAGATTTGCCCATTAGAAAG gTGCCGGGTATAGGGAAAGTAACAGAGAAGATGTTAAAAGCCCTTGGAATAGTGACTTGCTCAGAACTTTAccagcagagggcactgctttctcttcttttttcagagGCATCTTGGCGTAGTTTCTTGGATATCTCTCTTGGGCTGGGTTCAACACATTTGGAAAA ggatggagaaagaaaaagtatgaGCACTGAAAG AACATTCAGTGAAATTAGCAAGGCAGAAGATCAGTACAGCTTGTGTCAAGAACTCTGCAGAGAACTTGCTCAGGACTTACAGAAAGAAGGACTCAag ggtAAAACTGTTACCTTGAAGCTAAAGAATGTGAACTTTGAAGTAAAAACAAGAGCTTCAACAGTGCTGTCTTCTGTTTCTACTGAGGatgaaatatttgctgttgCGAAAATGTTGTTAGGAACGGAAATTGATAGCGTTGCTCCTCACCCTTTAAGGATAAGACTTATGG gtGTACGAGTATCAGGATTTCTaagtgaagaagagaagaaataccaacaaaaaagcattaaaagctTCTTAAAATCAGGAAAAGAACTCGATTTTTCAAGGCTTCAGCCAGGGAGATCCAATCAAGAAAATCTCACAAAAAACTCAGAAGCATCTTCCAGAGGGAGTTTTTTTGATAAAAAGAGAGCTGCAAGGCAACTGAACAGTAATAAtctttttccaaatgaaagtGTAGGTAAGCAGCACTTTCATGGTGTAAAATCATCAGCAAATTTTGTGGAAGAAGCAAACAAGGTCACAGACTTGCAGAAGTCTAACGTATGTGAGATTTTCACGTGCCCTGTTTGTTTTGAGGAACAAAGTAGTAGTAATTTGGAAGAGATTAATAGGCATGTTGATGAATGTCTTGCTGGCAGTCTTGTTGAAGATACTGTGGAAATATCAAAAAATGACTTATcaagagaaaatacttttaacTTCTTATCAcattgtaaaaatgaaaatattgatgactgtaaagaaaatgtaacaGATCAATTAGCAGGAACAGGCCAGTCAGCAAGTACATCTGAAAACTCTTCTGGCAATAGCAGAGATAAAAAATTCACTCAGATAGTCTCAGAAAAACctcacagagaaaagcagcctGGTGATCTCATTGATATTCCTAGAAATGCAAGCATAAAACAATGTCTCTCTCCGAAAAGAAATTCACAAGAGAATGCAGTACAGTTTGGAAGGATGGATCATACAGAAGAAACTAGTTCATCCTGTTCTTTTGAAGCCAGAGAAGACAGTGTTCTTGTTTGTCCAGTTTGTAATTTAGAACAGAAAACCACCAGCCTTATGTCATTTAACAGACATGTAGATGTCTGCCTAAACAAAGGTCTTATCCAGGAGCTGACAGAAAAAGATGATTGTTCTGCTAAGACTTCTGATACAGAAAATTCAATCAGAGTTG
- the POLK gene encoding DNA polymerase kappa isoform X5: MDNVKNVDKSSYNGGALLRMGLNDNKAGMQGLDKEKINKIIMEASKGSKFYENELKKDQQVNQRIEKMMQLKEKITQQQLLKAQLQVDKLVLELERSRNLSCTIVHIDMDAFYAAVEMRDNPELKEKPIAVGSMSMLSTSNYHARRFGVRAAMPGFIAKKLCPHLTIVPLNFEKYRKVSKEVKEILAEYDPHFMPMGLDEAYLNVTEHLEERLNWPEDKRRYFLNTENTTEKNKEDINIPGTVNIDGYSSSPELFEDGTSVMDDDSGQRDQSLKNVVVFGTSAEEAVKEIRFRIEQKTQLTASAGIAPNTMLAKMCSDRNKPNGQCRISPERQAVLDFIKDLPIRKVPGIGKVTEKMLKALGIVTCSELYQQRALLSLLFSEASWRSFLDISLGLGSTHLEKDGERKSMSTERTFSEISKAEDQYSLCQELCRELAQDLQKEGLKGKTVTLKLKNVNFEVKTRASTVLSSVSTEDEIFAVAKMLLGTEIDSVAPHPLRIRLMGVRVSGFLSEEEKKYQQKSIKSFLKSGKELDFSRLQPGRSNQENLTKNSEASSRGSFFDKKRAARQLNSNNLFPNESVGKQHFHGVKSSANFVEEANKVTDLQKSNVCEIFTCPVCFEEQSSSNLEEINRHVDECLAGSLVEDTVEISKNDLSRENTFNFLSHCKNENIDDCKENVTDQLAGTGQSASTSENSSGNSRDKKFTQIVSEKPHREKQPGDLIDIPRNASIKQCLSPKRNSQENAVQFGRMDHTEETSSSCSFEAREDSVLVCPVCNLEQKTTSLMSFNRHVDVCLNKGLIQELTEKDDCSAKTSDTENSIRVGGLSRGQKCTKPLQGTKRSGLTTSQSASKKAKSIDSKRTIEMFFK; the protein is encoded by the exons ATGGACAACGTGAAAAATGTTGATAAAAGCTCTTATAATGGTGGAGCTCTGCTTAGAATGGGCCTCAATGATAACAAGGCTGGAATGCAAGGTTTGgataaagagaaaattaataaaatcatCATGGAAGCTTCCAAG GGCTCcaaattttatgaaaatgagCTTAAAAAAGATCAACAAGTTAACCAACGAATTGAGAAAATGATGCAGCTTAAGGAGAAAATTACACAACAACAGCTGTTGAAAGCACAGTTGCAG GTGGACAAACTTGTGTTGGAACTGGAACGCAGTCGCAACCTTAGTTGTACTATTGTACACATTGACATGGATGCCTTCTATGCAGCTGTGGAAATGAGAGACAATccagagctgaaggaaaagccTATTGCAGTGGGATCAATGAGTATGTTG TCCACCTCAAACTACCATGCTAGGAGATTTGGTGTACGTGCAGCAATGCCTGGATTTATTGCTAAAAAGCTCTGTCCACATCTAACTATAGTACCATTaaactttgaaaaatacagaaaagtgaGTAAAGAG GTTAAAGAGATACTAGCTGAATATGATCCCCATTTTATGCCTATGGGCCTAGATGAAGCCTACCTGAATGTAACAGAGCACTTGGAGGAAAGGCTTAACTGGCCTGAAGATAAAAGAAGATACTTTTTGAACACagaaaacactacagaaaaaa ATAAAGAGGATATAAACATACCTGGCACAGTTAATATAGATGGATACTCTTCTTCACCAGAGCTGTTTGAAGATGGCACATCTGTAATGGATGATGACTCTGGACAAAGAGATCAGTCACTGAAAAATGTAGTTGTCTTTGGAACCTCTGCAGAAGAAGCTGTGAAGGAAATTCGCTTTAGGATTGAGCAGAAAACTCAACTGACTGCTAGTGCAG GAATAGCTCCAAATACGATGTTAGCAAAAATGTGCAGTGATCGTAATAAACCTAATGGGCAATGCAGAATTTCTCCAGAGAGACAAGCAGTGCTAGACTTCATCAAAGATTTGCCCATTAGAAAG gTGCCGGGTATAGGGAAAGTAACAGAGAAGATGTTAAAAGCCCTTGGAATAGTGACTTGCTCAGAACTTTAccagcagagggcactgctttctcttcttttttcagagGCATCTTGGCGTAGTTTCTTGGATATCTCTCTTGGGCTGGGTTCAACACATTTGGAAAA ggatggagaaagaaaaagtatgaGCACTGAAAG AACATTCAGTGAAATTAGCAAGGCAGAAGATCAGTACAGCTTGTGTCAAGAACTCTGCAGAGAACTTGCTCAGGACTTACAGAAAGAAGGACTCAag ggtAAAACTGTTACCTTGAAGCTAAAGAATGTGAACTTTGAAGTAAAAACAAGAGCTTCAACAGTGCTGTCTTCTGTTTCTACTGAGGatgaaatatttgctgttgCGAAAATGTTGTTAGGAACGGAAATTGATAGCGTTGCTCCTCACCCTTTAAGGATAAGACTTATGG gtGTACGAGTATCAGGATTTCTaagtgaagaagagaagaaataccaacaaaaaagcattaaaagctTCTTAAAATCAGGAAAAGAACTCGATTTTTCAAGGCTTCAGCCAGGGAGATCCAATCAAGAAAATCTCACAAAAAACTCAGAAGCATCTTCCAGAGGGAGTTTTTTTGATAAAAAGAGAGCTGCAAGGCAACTGAACAGTAATAAtctttttccaaatgaaagtGTAGGTAAGCAGCACTTTCATGGTGTAAAATCATCAGCAAATTTTGTGGAAGAAGCAAACAAGGTCACAGACTTGCAGAAGTCTAACGTATGTGAGATTTTCACGTGCCCTGTTTGTTTTGAGGAACAAAGTAGTAGTAATTTGGAAGAGATTAATAGGCATGTTGATGAATGTCTTGCTGGCAGTCTTGTTGAAGATACTGTGGAAATATCAAAAAATGACTTATcaagagaaaatacttttaacTTCTTATCAcattgtaaaaatgaaaatattgatgactgtaaagaaaatgtaacaGATCAATTAGCAGGAACAGGCCAGTCAGCAAGTACATCTGAAAACTCTTCTGGCAATAGCAGAGATAAAAAATTCACTCAGATAGTCTCAGAAAAACctcacagagaaaagcagcctGGTGATCTCATTGATATTCCTAGAAATGCAAGCATAAAACAATGTCTCTCTCCGAAAAGAAATTCACAAGAGAATGCAGTACAGTTTGGAAGGATGGATCATACAGAAGAAACTAGTTCATCCTGTTCTTTTGAAGCCAGAGAAGACAGTGTTCTTGTTTGTCCAGTTTGTAATTTAGAACAGAAAACCACCAGCCTTATGTCATTTAACAGACATGTAGATGTCTGCCTAAACAAAGGTCTTATCCAGGAGCTGACAGAAAAAGATGATTGTTCTGCTAAGACTTCTGATACAGAAAATTCAATCAGAGTTG